The Elaeis guineensis isolate ETL-2024a chromosome 12, EG11, whole genome shotgun sequence sequence gtgttatagtacctgatcagagaattgaagaaatttaaattataattatacaaggttttatgaattatatttgaaattaattgttatggatgttaaagttgtaatatttattttgaccttgcatattctttagggcttgctctaaggagtgtgcggccatcacgtatccgacccgggtgttgggttcggggcgtaacACATGGCGTGTTATCCACTGTGGGATTTGcgcggtccaattgcacctggtgcatgcaatacggaggcctCCTGCAATACCCATTTGATTTTTGAAGAACAACACAGTGTAGAATGTTACTTTTTGTTAATAAGAAGCAAGAAATTGACTCTCCATGTAGCAATTAGAGCTCATTATCTGTCATGCAAAGAAAAATGAGAAATCTAGTTATAGCCAGACTGAATTCGTGGGGCCAAACTCTCCTTTCCACCTCCCAAAGCTTAATTTATGCCTCATTATACTGATCATAAACAGTTTTCCAAAGCAACTTTGCCCAGCATAGGTGGCttaatttgatcaactattcTTCTCATACTTAACTATTTGATGGCTTTTTTAATGCTTATTGGTGATATGTTTTAGTAGCGGTGATAAGTAACTAATTTTGTGTGTTACCTAATGTTGAGTGTGACTTGAATTTTAGTGTGACCTAGTTTATCATCTAATTCGGTTATGTTGAAGAGGCAATCTAAACGATTTTTTCATAAAGTCCGTAGTGACAACCTAAGCTTGAAGCCCATTGTTGACCTCTTGTAGGGGTGTAAGTATGCAGTAGCAACCCTGCACATTCGCACCCCTTGCAATATGGACCAAATTCATTTTTGAACTTTAATTGATCTATtcaaatatcttaatttttttttcaaatttgatgGCTATATATTACCatcatgttttttattttttgagccaCCACAcatgatagaaatttttttttttgtacttcatCTTTATGATATAATAAAATCTTTTTCTATCTTGTATAGATCAAAGATCGAACCATGTAAAGCCTCGTATTTTATTTTCTATGTGTAAtagtttattattattttataatcttgCAACACCCGAGAGTCTATTTATTTTGCTTAATTTTGGGCTGTCATGGAATATTTTGGTTGTACCTAAACCAAGAGTTCAAACTATGGTGCCCTTTGGAGTTTGGACGTGCAACTTTAATATGCTTGGACGTGGTACCTGGGGAAGCTGGCGAGGCACTTATCAAATACCGTAACATGCGCAAAAAGGGGAAAAATAGAAATTTTGGATTGACCTGGGCTCAAAGGGAGAGAAAgaatcctctctctctttctttcagacATTCAATCAAGCTTCCGGGAGGCGTTGGTAGTGTCCTTCTCATCTCCATGTTCGCCATCCCGGAAAACTGATCCCATTCCCACCTACTCTATCCCTTCAACCGCATCCAAGTAGTCGTAGTGTACGGCCGCCGTCTCCACCGAGGATAAGCGATGGACGAGGGAGTGAAGCTCGGAGATAAGGTAGGGGTGTGGGCGGAGACTTCGTCCACCACCAGTGACTGGGACGCGGAGGAGAGCGGAAGGAGGGGGAGAACGCCGGGCAGTGGGGAGAGGGCGGACCAACCACTCGCATAGATGACGAGCTCACGCTGTCCGCGTGCACGATTTTATGCGGATTTTCTTCCGCACAGAAATTTTATGCGCAAGCCCGCACAAGATTCATGTTAGTAGGGTGATAAATATACACTCATGCGTATAATTGATATATGCCTGCGTCCGCATGAGAGCTCTACGTCCGTGAACTAGCTTGCTCTCCTACCAGGCCTGCATACGAGCTCAACACAGGTGCGGATGTTCGCATACTTATTTGTACGCGCATTTGCTTCTGCATGCCCATAAATAGTCCGAGAAAAATAGAAAAGGTAATCTATTATAatgtaactatttttttttttttaggtgcaGCATATAATTGATAATATAACCACAAGCACTAAATAGGTAGATCTAGATGTATCTAACACAATTTTATgagatttttattattaaaaataaattttttatataaaatttttatattatttaatacaGATGGTAATTTTAGCCAACCTGTTAGATATCCAATTCGGCCTAATGTGATTAAAATTTGGAGTGGATatagattatagaaaaaaatCCGAAACAGATCCCGATCGGATACAGATAATGATATGTCTTGATCCGAATCCGATCCAATATGATCCTAATATAtatttctcatttaaaattataataattttatattatttatatgtatTTGATCCTATCTGATCTTATCAATCCTTTTTATATACTCGATCCGTAATTTTATTTGAGTCAATCCGATCCAAAACAAATATAAAACAgatatagatataaaatttttacttatagaatggatatggatatgaatcGATTTGATCCATATCTAATTTATTGTCATccctattatttagtatttttttttgaaagaaaaatgtcAAAGCAGGCTTGGGCCACATGAAATCAGTGCAACACAGGCGGATGGAAGATATTTACTTGGATTTTTTAGGTAAACATTGACTTGGATTTTCATCTTGTTTCAgtttatatatacgtatatatatccAGTTTTGGATAACTACGAATAAACCATTTGTCGCCACCAAGGCTCGGCATGCATCAAGAGATGCTTATCCAAATAAGCCTGACCCAGTTCAGCTACACGCAAGCAGACTCTACCCCGACCTGTCCTAATCCATTCCCCTGGTATGATTCATAGCTTCTCCTGAGTTCATCTACTCACGGCTTGACCTCTGGCCGTCACCAAACAGGTATACACGTCACTTCACAATGTAATGCCAACAGCCGTATCTCTGTCCTTTCCTAACACCAACGTAGCCCCAAGGGCCCAGGCCTCATCCCCTTCATCCATAACGTAACAAAGAACAATAGCTGCCTTGGTCGCGTCACAACCCCATCGTCCTAGTCTCTGTCTAGCTACTTCCATTCCCTTTTCTCCTTCCACTCCCTCAAGCTTAACCAAAGAAATAGAATGGcttcctactctccttcctctcttcctgttTTCATATCTCATCGACCCTCTAAAAGGTTACCAACTGTTCTtcgccatctctctctctctctctctttcttcttctgttAGCATTTGTTATAATCTACTCTCTGTTTCACAGATTCCTTTCGTTGTCACTGACCATTCTTTCGGCATCAAAGCAGTCTGGACTCCTACGTGCGCCTTCCAGAACCGAGAATGGTTGGAGGGGCTTCCTGCGGTATGGGGTCCATTATAGTTTAATGTAATGTGTTGTTATTTGTAATTACGTTTCTAATAGTCAtcgttttcttctcttttattctaATTTTCTCGAGAAATATGATTACTGTACTAGGTCGGTGAGCAGCAATGGGAGTCCAGAAGTAGTGGTGCCAAGATCGGTGCCAGTTCGTGTTGCGCACGAACTCCTTCAAGCTGGTCATCGTTATCTGGACGTCAGGTAATTATGATTAAAGGAATGGCTAGCTTAATCTATAGTTTTATTTGTGCATTTAGTATTTTCTgtatgtttcttttcttttctccttttttttttttgagaagaatcTTCTGTAATCATAATAACAGGATGAGATGGGTGGATGCCTACTCTTTCCCTTgaaaaaatgaaggatctgatgTTTTATGGGATGGTTTTGTAGGACGGTGGATGAGTTCAATGCCGGACATGCAGTGGGTGCTAAAAACATCCCATACGTGTTCAAGGTTGGGTCAGGTATTGCCTAGTTAACCGCTGTTTTTTATATACTTTGCTTGTGTTTATTAGAGTAggatttctattttcttttagttTTCTCCTGTGGGAATAATCTGTTTTCTTATTGATTAATGGTGCACCTTCATAATTCTGTTTTATTGACAATAAAAATAATCTAGTCCTTCCATTATGCATTACTTTGTTTTATGGATTCTTCCCATTGATTCTAGATATATTTTAGATGCTTGTGTCATTATGGTTATATCCATGTTTAGCTCTGTTCTTGTTAGGTCTTATCAGCATCCAATACTAGAGAACAAATCTCACATCTTTGATTGAATTTTTTTGATGTTTCACAATGGTCTTCAGATATAAAATAGATTTTGTGAAAAAgttagaagaaataaaagaaaacaaCTGCTCTTTTATAAGGATAATCACACATGAAACAGCAGGAAATTTGTAAAGACTACAGAAAATTGCAAATTTTTCAAGATGTATGGGTGACTATTAAGTAGTACAATGTGGAGTTTTCTTTCCAGTTCTTTCCTTGAAAAAAGAGAGATGGAAAGAAAGAAGCGTTTCTTCTGCATGGCATGATTTGGCTACAAGTGCTTAATATGTTCTTATGGCAAGACACGAACAATTATAAGTTCATTGTTGGAGACTTGGAGGAATTTACATGAATGATATGAAATTTACATTTTGAGGTTAAAAACTGAATTCGAAGTATGCTTAATCATCATTAGTTCCTCGGCATTTTTTGTTGGCGTCTTATCATGGGTAATCCTCCACTAACAAAAAACAGAAGATAGTCTAGAAATGAAAATCCTTGAGGATTTGTTGTGAGCAGATTCAGTATTACAGCTAGGTTAGGGGTTCATATCCATACATTGAACACTGCGTTTATCTGAATTCAAGTTTATGTCATGCACAAAGGGATGATGATAGGAATAGAAGAAAGTAGATAGAAGACATTGAGGAGAGGAAAATATACACAATTTAAGAACTAAAAATGAAAGAGCATTACAATCTTACCCTTTGTGGACTTGATTAGAGTTGTTATGGCTGTTGTTTCATTTCTGCTGTATTAAGTCTCTAACTATTTATCTATTAGTCTTTCAAAAATAAGAAATCAATGCTACATAGTCTAGTTTACAAATATTCAAGTGAGCAATAAACTTTGAAGccagttaccaaaaaaaaaaaactttgaagcCCACTACTCTGCATCTTGATCCAAGCAGGAGGGTGTATAAATAAGTGGTTCACCATGTGGAAGCCTGGGGATATAGCATTGCTTCTTATGCAGGTTCAACATTCTAAACAGTTTTCAGATCATGTTATGTAGCTGATCACTTATTGGATACTGTAATATTCGTAATGCTAGGTAAtatccttaaaaaaaataaatcttcaaCGGAAGATGGTATATAAATAAGTGGCTTACCATGTGGAAGCCTGTGGATGTAGCAATGCCTCTTAAGAAATAATCACGTTATCTGGTATGTTCTAAGTGGATCACCTTTTAGCAAGTAGCTTCTCATTTAGTTTCCATCATTTTTGGGTACTGCAGGGATGATGAAAAATCCTAACTTCTTGAAGGAAGTGTTACAAGCTTTTGAGGAGGATGATGAGATAATCATTGTAAGTCTGCATGTATTAAGCTTAATCCTTTTCCTCAACTTATGCTACTAGATTTCTGGCTTTTTCTTATTGGCAATTCTTTTCCTTTGCCTGTAGGGATGCGATAGTGGGAGAAGGTCACTCATGGCTGCAGCTGAACTTTCCTCTGCTGTAAGTAATAATTCCATGACAAGCTTTGCTTGCACAATCAAAAGCAGGCAATTTGCAATTAACAGTACCACATATTGATGAGATCACAGATGTTCAACATGAAATATATTTCTATCATGGGCATATTGGTTTTTTTGAGTATAGCTAGTATCCTTATTAGTTAAATATTTATTGTTGGTTATGGTGATAAGTGTGTTGACTGTGCTAAAATAAACTGATACATTCTTTCATTCCCTCAGGGTTTTACAGGCATTACAGACATTGCAGGTGGTtattcagcatggctacagaatGGACTCCCAACCGATCAGTGAAAATGATCTGGCTGGCATATTTAGAGGTGTATATGTTTCCATGGTGGAAAAATGAGACATGAGGGCAGCTTCCTAACAATGGTTTTGGGCACAAATACTTCAACCTGTCATCATCTCATTTTTCTTCCTGATCGTAGTTAGCTTCTTTCACAGAAAGAGAATTATATGTTAGAAGTTAATAATCAGCAGATGTCTGTATAGATTGGAAGTATACATGCATGAAGAAATTCTATTTGCTATGATAAATTTCTTGAAGCTAATTAGGAAGAGAGCAAGGAGATAGATTAATGGTGGAAGCCACTTTAGCCTCGATTATGACTAAAGTAACCACACATGCCACCTATTCTTCGAAAGTTTAACTGAGATTTTGTCTAATGCGAAGGGAAGACAATATACCTGAAAAGACCAAGACCTTCAAGGATGCTTCTGTATATGGCAGAGGCTCTTAAAAGCACAAGGCAACTTTTCCTTCTTCTGTGATAAGCCAAGAGGATTCTTTGGTGCTCTGTATCGTTAAAACctcaaaattggagaaaaaagaaagaaaaggccaAGAGGATTATTTTGCTCCAAGTCAACTATTGATGATTTAGGAGTTGCCACCCCAACTTGTCATACAGAGTTCCAGTTAAATGCCAAGGATCGAGAACTCCAAATCTACCTTTACTTCCTTCTTCATCTAACATAATTGCTTCCAGTTAACTGGGCAATTACAACCCAAAACAGAAGATCAAACTTTCCAGAGGAaaggtttctctctcttttttactgGCAATAAACATTCCCTGCCACGCAAGATCCTGTTAGTAACAAAGGATTCCGAAGATTGATAGACAAGGGATGTAGAAAGAATCACGTCAACAAGTGCAAGCCTTCTTCTCATAGAGAGAATTTGGCCTCCTTCAACCGGCCAACTTTTCCAGTCAGTGACATCAATCCCATTCTGGCAAAGAAAGAAGGCCCAAATAGGTGATAGGGAGTTTCCATTTAGCAATCGAGAATTCCGATTCAACAAGCACCTCAGTCAACAAATAACTCAAGCATAACCAAAGCACAGCACCTTCTGTGTTGGGCTTGGAGCTTTGTTTTGGATCGGAACAAAATTTTCTAACTTGGTGAATTGTATATTCTCATCTGAATAGAACCTCGTTTTGGAATAAATTTTGGTGACTGTGTGTGTAAACGTAGAAGTCTCCTTGGTTtgttacaaataaaaataaatataaatataaaccaTGGATCAGTTTCCAAATTTGATCTCATGACCAGAAGCAAATTCAAAACTACTAGAGCATGAAGCTTGTCAGGGCCGGTCCTGACATTTTTTAGACCTAGGGCTAAATGAAAAAATGAgaccttctctattaaaaattaacatactttaaatattaattatcattgaaaaattaatctacgtgcaataattttctatagatatattcgttaagcagtatataaaacccatcattaacctatttaattatttttcttattataatattgtagaaagccATCCTTGCACCCTATTGGAACATCAATACAAGATCTAGGCCTGGGGCCTAGGGCGGTCGCCCAGTTTGACCTGCCCCAGGGCCGGCCCTGAAGCTTGTTATCAGTAACCTGAATGGCATTTATCCTGCAACGTAACAGAGGAGTATTTTTGCACCAGTGCTCGGAGGTTTCCGATGCCCGGCGTGTTGATGGGCCGGGTGGGCCTAGGTCAGCCCTACACCTCAAATCAGGCTTAGCCTGGTGCAATCCTGTCTGGGTCAGGCCAAGGCCCACGCCAACTGAGATTAAAAGTTTGGAACAGGCCGACCTCAGAATGGGCTGATATTTAACTTTTACCAAATCGTCAGTTTTAAGCGACCATAAATTATTACCATTTCTGCATGAGGCCAACCACGTAGAAGATCATTTGGCAAATTTCACTGGCATGAAGTACTTGGAATCAGTTTGGACAGAGTTTTCCCCTCCATCTTGCTCATCTTATTAGAGTTGATGCTAGTGCATCTCCTTCATTCAAATGTAGTGATCTTTCATTCCCTCTTTACCACAAATTATTCATGCCTCTGTTTTGAGTCTCATCTCGGCCTGTGGCACTGAAAAGAGGTCCAAACTAAATCTCTCACACCGTTCTCACTGGCCTAGCCCATTATAGCCCTACCCATAGGCATTGCTCGAAATTCTGTCCCTACCATGTTAAAGGTCGAAGAATTATAGATTACAACTAATATCGTTATCCCCATATTTAATTGGGATTATGAGAGAAAGCATAGATAAAATTGAAAAGATGAATGATCTTTatctattatttaattttaaatttttttaaaaaataaataaaaaagaaggaattGTATATCCACTTGGATCCATCTTCAGAATAACACAAAAAATGATAGATAGAGCATATGAGGGATACGTTTCTATATTGATAAAATTACTCCACATTAACTTTTTGACAAAATTCTCACTTTTCACTTTTGCCCACACTTCTTTACtttatcattatatatatatatatatatatatatatatatatatatatatatatatatatatatatatatatatatatatatatatatatattacttctACTATCTAttctatactattaaattttattattaattattttaattttaacatataatttttttaattataaataaataattagaattatctcttttttatttatattcactATTTTTTTAGTTAActagttatataaataaataaactatttaaattaaattaaaattaaatattataaaaattttatataattataaattactaagattataagtttatatattgcTATACTTCTTTAgtattgatatattataaattaataataataatttttttaatcaattggCAGTTTAGCAAAAATatcattaaatattatttatcctTCCTTTAATTCCTTCTATGTCAAATAAAGAGTGAATTTTCATTCACCCtttcatatttcatcaaatacatggaaggatgaataAGAGATTCATCCATCCTCTCTTCCATCCATCATTCATCTCTAATCCATCATTTCTTCAATCCACCTGTCCTATCAAATAAAAGTTAAAaaggatcaaaaaataattttcatcaaaataatCATATAGAAGGGCAAATTAGtgttccaccaaaaaaaaaaaaaaaaaaacaagaaaaagacaaaaaaaaaaaaaaaagaggaagaagaagacaaagtaGGGAAGTCCCATCGGTCGAGATGGATTTAGCTTGGCGTCCAGGTACTCTGTTTGAAAGGCCAGCTACATTATTCATTTGATAAGGATCAACTAGTTTTAAAGTAAGAAGGAAAGAAACAGTGGAGGGGAGTTACTTGAGATCAGAACCATCACGAGTTCACGACCGTGAAAATTCGGGATTTATAGCTCCATTTGAAGTAAGTTTTCTTGCACAGAATTGTAAGGATCAAAATTCCCCATTTTAGTTCAACATTTCCTCCCCGTTGCATAACTTCTCCCCAAACCCATGCTTTTTTTGGTTAAAATGGATATGAGAGCATATTTTGTCGCCATATAAGATTCTCTGGCATCCAAAGAGGACCGATATAGATTATGTGATGGTGGGTGACATCTCCCCTGTCCATATCTGCTAGAAATCCTATAACAATGAAAAGCAAAGATCCAACATGATCTCCAGCGACTGCATATAGAATTATAGTTCCAGTCCACCATGGCATCTATCACATAAGCAAACGTGCCTTGATAGAGTGACtagaaaattatttgatttctaaTCTTATTTTAGGACAAAATTAATTGGTTTCTTTAACCatcatttttgttttaggtaatttaggaattttgaaataaatagttCTGGCTATTTATTCATGGTTATCGATACAAGTGAGTTTCCTTTATATATCAATAGTGGATAATCAGGCAAATGAACCCACTTGAAAGTCAACGACCCCCCTAAATTAATGAGAAAAAATCCGAAGCCTAAACGAATATCTCTGCTTATCTCACAGCGTTAAAGCC is a genomic window containing:
- the LOC105055156 gene encoding thiosulfate sulfurtransferase 16, chloroplastic isoform X2, which codes for MASYSPSSLPVFISHRPSKRFLSLSLTILSASKQSGLLRAPSRTENGWRGFLRSVSSNGSPEVVVPRSVPVRVAHELLQAGHRYLDVRTVDEFNAGHAVGAKNIPYVFKVGSGMMKNPNFLKEVLQAFEEDDEIIIGCDSGRRSLMAAAELSSAGFTGITDIAGGYSAWLQNGLPTDQ
- the LOC105055156 gene encoding thiosulfate sulfurtransferase 16, chloroplastic isoform X1, with the protein product MASYSPSSLPVFISHRPSKRFLSLSLTILSASKQSGLLRAPSRTENGWRGFLRYGVHYSLMSVSSNGSPEVVVPRSVPVRVAHELLQAGHRYLDVRTVDEFNAGHAVGAKNIPYVFKVGSGMMKNPNFLKEVLQAFEEDDEIIIGCDSGRRSLMAAAELSSAGFTGITDIAGGYSAWLQNGLPTDQ